In Rhodopirellula islandica, the following proteins share a genomic window:
- a CDS encoding ion transporter — MSTATEKVLRRRLIQRPAEPGVRQTLYDVIFEADSTLGRGFDIALLVAIIASIVLVSLETVPEYGLQRDPKSETPVSTLATWFWVLEWFLTILFTIEYALRLYCVRHPLKYAFSFWGIVDLLSILPSYLALFVEYSAKSFVILRSVRLLRVFRVLKLWRMMSQADELADAVWKSREKIIVFLAVVLVAVTISGTLMYQIETVLMGSSHESDFTSIPQSMYWAIVTMTTVGYGDVVPHTTIGKIISAALILLGYSLIIVPTGFVSAELSSKLVTTTERHLCSQCGLSNHRAGAVHCDRCGHRLDDVIPAVSSPDGSQGS; from the coding sequence TGCGGCGTCGATTGATCCAGCGTCCCGCCGAACCCGGTGTCCGGCAGACGCTTTACGATGTGATCTTCGAAGCCGACTCAACGCTTGGTCGTGGTTTTGACATCGCGTTGTTGGTCGCGATCATTGCCAGCATCGTGTTGGTGTCTTTGGAAACGGTCCCTGAGTATGGCCTGCAACGTGACCCCAAGTCTGAGACGCCAGTCAGCACGCTCGCAACCTGGTTTTGGGTGTTGGAATGGTTTCTCACCATCTTGTTCACCATTGAGTATGCACTCCGACTGTACTGCGTGCGTCACCCGCTGAAGTACGCGTTCAGCTTTTGGGGGATCGTGGACTTGCTCAGCATTTTGCCGAGCTACTTGGCTCTGTTCGTCGAGTATTCCGCCAAGTCATTTGTCATTCTTCGCAGCGTTCGGCTGCTGCGAGTCTTTCGGGTCCTGAAGCTTTGGCGAATGATGAGCCAGGCCGATGAGCTCGCGGATGCGGTTTGGAAATCACGCGAAAAGATCATTGTCTTTTTGGCTGTCGTTTTGGTCGCGGTCACGATCAGCGGCACGTTGATGTACCAGATCGAAACAGTGCTGATGGGATCATCCCATGAAAGTGATTTCACCTCCATTCCGCAGTCGATGTACTGGGCGATCGTGACGATGACCACGGTGGGCTACGGCGATGTGGTGCCACACACGACAATCGGAAAGATCATCTCTGCCGCATTGATCCTGCTCGGGTATTCGCTGATCATCGTGCCAACTGGATTTGTCAGCGCGGAACTGTCGAGCAAGCTGGTGACGACGACGGAGCGTCATCTGTGTTCGCAATGTGGTTTGTCGAATCACCGAGCGGGCGCCGTCCATTGTGATCGCTGCGGCCATCGCTTGGACGATGTGATTCCCGCGGTGTCGAGCCCGGATGGTTCGCAGGGATCGTGA